Within the bacterium genome, the region CCACCTGACCCGAATCGAGCAGCACATCCGGGTGCCTATGGTGTATGTGATGGAAATGCCGCACTGCATACGGATCAACCTCCAGCCCAAACAACGCGACTGGATGCATCGAGAAGCATATCTGCAATGCGGCTACTACGATCAACCGGGAGTGCGAGGAATCGTGCCGTGCATCGCTGTCGCCATGACGCTGTATGACAGCGGGGTGTGCCTCGAGGAGATCGAGGATCCTGCGAAGCAACCGCCCATTCCGTCAACCCCCGAGGACGCGGCCGAATTCGAGAGCGCGGTCAGGAATCACTATCGAAGCGGTGTTGCCGTGTTATCCAACCACCTTCTCGAACATCGGACGAGAGTGCTGGTAGAGTGCCAGGCAATTCTCCTGGGCCGTGACCCGCAGGTTGAATACGACCGCTTCCTGAAAGCCGGCGGGTGGTACTATCTCCAGTACCCGGAGCTGTGCCCTTAAACAGAACAACCTGCCAAGATCCGATGGTGCCGGGGTGCACACCGGCGCTGCGGATCAATCCGCAAAAGACTCGGAGAGAAGTAGCGAGAAAAGATGTTCGCACGATCACCGCAAGCGCAGGTCAGAATCAAGGGCGTAAACCTGGAATAAGAAGATGGTAGATGATCAACGAGAGAACACGGAACAACCTCAACACACAACAACGGGAACAGTCCGAATGAAATCACTCATGAACGCTCAGCAGACCGCCGAATATCTCGGTGTGTCGCTGCCTACTATCCGAAAATGGACGCACTTGGGATTTATTCCGCGAATCAAGCTTGGCGGCACAGTTCGCTACGATCGCGATGTGATTGATGCATGGACCACCCAGCGTTCAACGCAAGGTCGCACGCGGCAACGGACGTTGGAACATTCGTCGAATTGAGCAAGAGGCCCCACAATCGCAGGGCCTCTCTTGTCGGGCATGGTTACGAAGCCAGAGCTCAATCACTATCGTTGTTGCCGATTTGGATGGTGAGTTTGTGGATCTGCTCTTGCTTGTGCGACGGGAGGAGATTAGTGTACCTTTGGGTTTGTACGATTGACGAGTGGCCCAACCACTCCTGGACAGTTCGGATGTCGATGCCACTTGCAAGCGCATTGGTCGCGAACGTGTGTCTGAAGAGGTGGAGTCCGGTCAAGTGGTTGCCCTTGTCTATGACAATGCCTTCCTTCTTGCGTATGCGCTCCAACAAGTCAAGCCACACGTTTCTCATGTGTGTCTTGACTTCGCCTTTGCGACTTGCGAAGACATATGGCGTCTTCAATTGCTGTGAAGCACGGATCTCTCGCAAGACTTCAATCGTCTCGCTACTAAGTGGCACGATACGGTCGCGTCGGGTTTTGGTCCGATGGGTCGGCGTATTTCGTACGCGGATGTGTTCCTTGCCCGGAGTGAGGTCAATGTCCTGCCATTGAAGGTGTCGTGCTTCTCCGTCACGCAGTCCAGTGAACAGAAGAATCCGCATGAAACGTGCTAAGTTCACCGGTGCATATTTGAAGATCAGCGCCAGTTCCTGCGGCGTCAGGATCTCTATAGGCGGCCTCTCAGCATGACGGCGTTCTACTGAACTGGCCGGATTCCTGACCAGATAGTCACGGTCCTGGGCGAACTTGAAGAACTGTCGGATAACACGAAGCTCTTCATTACGGGTCTTGGCCCCGACATGTAGAGACCTTACCTTCAAATGCTCATCTATGTCGTTCGTAGTGATCTTGGTCAGATTGTACAGTTTACGTTCTTCGACGAAGCGGACGAAGGGACGGAAGAGCTGCAGAAGGCGCTTTCGCCATGATGGAGACTTGTTATCAATCACATTCGCCTCATATTCCTTCAGTATAGCCATGCTGTCGATGTGTTGGTGGGGTAGTCCCGCCAGTCCGCGTTCGATATTCTTCTCGATTTCGGCTTTCTTGATCTCAGCCAAGACCTTCTGGGATACGCCTAACGATCTGCGAACCTGACGGCCACCGTCCATGAAACTGATCCACCAGTTCCGACTTTCCATTTTCTCGCCAGTCTGGCGATTAGTCTCGATGCGTTTGTAAATCGTTGCCATTGGTGTTCCAGGGTTTGACAAACTCTCAGCACGTTTTCAGCACAGAGGCGTCGGGCTCCAATATACGACGAAGAAAAATCCCTGTCAAGCATGAACTTAACAGGGACGATCTGGCGGGGCCGACGGGACTCGAACCCGCGACCTCCAACGTGACAGGCTGGCGTTCTAACCAACTGAACTACGACCCCGCGACGAGAGAAAAACTGAAAATCCGAAAATCTGAAAAGCTGAAAACAGATAGGACATGAATTTCCGCTTTCCGCTTTTTCGCATTTGCCCGGGTGGGCGATGACGGATTCGAACCGCCGACTTCCTGCGTGTAAAGCAGGCGCTCTGGACCAGCTGAGCTAATCGCCCTCGCGCATATCCCTGCGGCGCTACGGAGCGCACTGCCGTGCGGCACTACCCTGTGCATGTCAATGTGGCGCTACGGAGCGCACTGCCGTGCGGCACTACGCATATCCATGCGGCGCTACGCCTTCGGTGCGTCCGCCTCGTTCCGGCGGTCGCGGGCCATGATCGCGTAGGGGAAGATCACGCAGTAGCCGAGGACCATCAGAATAGGAGCCAGAGTCAGGCTGAGAAAACCCTCGGCCGGAGGCTGGGCCAGACAAATGAAGCCCAGAATCACAACGGCCAATCCGACCGCGAACGCAATGTAGTTCTTGCGGGTGAAGGGTACCTGAAAGCGAGGTGCCTTCCGCCCTTCCTCGCGCGTAGTATCCTGCTTGGTCTTTGGCTTGTGTTTGACCTTAGGGGGAATCGCCGATCTCCTTCTCAAGCGCCGATGAAGTCAGACACTTAAGTTACTAATATTTCGTCTGTGAGTCAAGGGAAGTCAAACCGCATGGCTCTAAAGGGCAATCCCCGATCAATGTTCTACTGCAATCAAAAACAGTCAGTTCCGCAGCCTAATCCATTTGACAGGGAGGCTTGAAGGGAGCTATTTGACCTCCTCGGCGGGCAAATCAGCCGGATTGACCATGAAGAGTGGCTGACCGGGATTCTGGCTGATCCGGCGATAGTAGCGGAGTTCATAGTCCTTGTCGAGTACGTTCTCCTGACCGGGGCGGATGCCGAGCCAGTATCCAAGCAGACTCATCGGCCCGGAAGTGGACACGAAGTTATCGGGATTAACCCAGCTTCGTTTCGGATATTCGACGACTTCAACGGCTCGACCTTTCACAGGCAATTCGGCTTCGGATCGAGCATAGCCGATGGCACGGTCAAGCCCGCCGATTTCATCGGCCAAGCCAAGCTCTATGGCGCGTTTTCCCGACCAGATGCGGCCCTGCCCGACCGAGTCCACGTAGGCTTGCTCGAGATCGCGACCGTCAGCGACCTTGATCGTGAAATCCTTATACCAGCCCCGGATCAACGTTTCGACGCGGTGGCGTTCTTCATCGTTAACGGGACGATCGGGAACCGTGACGCCGAGGAAAGGAAGGGTAACGCCGTGAAAGAGATCGGCATGTCGTCCGATCTTAACGTGGTCGTAGGTGAAGCCGGTCTTCTCCGAGAAACCTTCATTCCAGACATAGCCGCCGATCACGCCGATGGAGCCGGTCAGAGTAAGGGGGGAGGTGAAGATGCGGTCGCCATACATGCTGATCCAATAGCCGCCCGACGCGGCGAGACTTCCCTGCGAAACGATCATCGGTTTCTTCTTGGCCAGTGCCTTCATCTCGCGGGAGACGAGATCGGAGGGCAACGCGTCACCACCGGGCGAATCCACGCGCAAAACCACCGCCTTGACGTCGCCGCGCTTGGCCAGTTTGCGGAGTGTGCGCGAGGTGTAGCGGCCGCGGATGCCGGTGTCCATATCGCAATCGCCGACGGCATAGACGACGGCGACCTTGGGCAGTTCTCCCCACGACGGATCGGCGAAGAATTCCGCACGGACTTCGGATTTTCCGTTCATTTCCGGTTTTTTGCCTTCCCATACCTCGATCAGGTCTTTGGCATCATACCAGCTCGCGATGGTGTCCACCAGCCCTGCCGCGAGCGCATCCTCAGGGAAGAGGAAATAGCCGGTGTCAATGGTGGAGCTGAGAAATTCGGCGGTAACGCCCCGGGCTTCGCCGATGGTGTTCTGCCACTCCTCGTAGAGATCGGTAATCATTACCAATCGCTGCTCACGGTCGGCTTCCGACATCTCCCGCCGTGAGAGCGTCTCAAAGGCGGATTTGTAGGTGAAGTAGCGGAATTCCTCGGCGCCCAGTCCGATCTTCTCGAGAAGACCTTTCCAGAAGGTGCGACCGGCTATCATGCCGGGCATCTGGAGCGTGCCGGCCGGATCCATCCATACCTTGTCGGCGACGGAGGCGAAGTAGTAGGTGAACATGGTGGCGCGATCCACGTACATGTACACCTTCTTGCCCGAAGTCTTGAACTCCTTGAGTTTCTCGCGGACTTCCCAGAGCATCTCGCGGGAGGACTCCAGCCCGGACAGATTGAACACCAGACCGTCCACCGCCGGATCGTTCTTCGCGTTCTCGATCAGCTCGATCATGTCGAGCAGCGCGACTCGGTCACGATCGAGCCAACGGGCTTTGCGATAGCCAAGCTGTCCCTTCATCGGGACGGAAACGATCTGCGGCCGATCTTCGAACAGGTGTTCCATCGTGAACGCGGGAGCCTGCGAACCGACTCGCACCATGTAACTGGTGGAGAGAAGCTCGGAATCCTTGTCATAGTGAGGAATGACGTGGAAACCGGTTCCGTCCAACGAGACGCCGAGGCTGACGGAGAAGACTTTGTCCTGCGAATCGCCGTTGGGTTTGACGAGTTTGGCAGCCAGTCGCACGCCATCCAGCGGTTGGATCTCGAGACCGGTGCCCCATTGCAGGCTGCTGAAATTGTCCTTCCTGCCGTAGGCGGCGTCGCCGAAGAGGGTAATCCGGTGATTGCGAAAGGGTCGCAGACCGAGATCGCTGATCCCACGATAATCGCCGCGATCCAGACTGAGAGATGCAGCGTTGCCGATGGACAGGCGCGGGCACGGACGACTGATGTTGCCAAGGGTCAGATAGTGGTCGCGCGCGAGGCCGCGGGCGTCGCCTTTGGACCAGTGATAGGCCAGTCCCCAGTATTCGCTGCGTGATCCGCCTCCCACGGCGATCTGATAGTCATCCACGCGAAGTGAGGTCACTTCCGCATAGTTTCCGGGATCGAATCGGTAGTTGTTGCGGCGCATGGCGAAGCCGATTCCGTGACCGCCGAGAAAGAGTCCCCAGTTGTCCATCCGGTTGGGCGTGACATTGCGGTCGTTCCAGAGGAAGGTGGCTTCCCACTCGCGCATGGCCGCCCAGGCGGCGGGGTTCCAGAATCCGGCGGCGGCTCCGCCCTGCGTTCCCGGCGTCGCCGTCAGCGCCTGACTTCCGTCCCCGTAGTCCGGGAAATCCGAGGGAGTCCCCTGGGCAAGCGCCGCACTGCCGAGGGCGGCGATCAGGCCGGCGAGGAACAGACTTCCGAGTAGCTTTCCCATCACGTCACCTCATGGTATCTATTGGAGAATCAGGACGACGTCTATTCGGCGGTTGCGGCGGCGGCCTTCGGCGGAATCGTTGGAAGCAATGGGTTTGGTCTCGCCGAAGCCTGCGTACTCGACTTCGCCGGCCGCCTTCTTCATCTTTTGAGCCAAGTATTCGGCGACTTGTTGCGCGCGGGATTCGGACAGCATCTGGTTGATCTCTTCTCCGCCGCCGGCATCGGTGTGGCCTTCGACGCGGATTCGCGAACCGGGGAACTGCGCCATCGCGACGATGGCGCGGTCGAGGACTTTCTGATGCACTTTGGTCAGGTGGGTGGCACCGGCATCGAACTGGAGTCCCTGCAGGCGAAGGGTGACGTTGCCGTCGGCATTCTGCAGCACGACGGCTTCGCCCGGTTTGAACACTTCCTGCGCGCGAGCGATGCGTTCCACGGTTTCGGTTCGCGACAGCAGAGCTTCGCGGGCCGTGGTTCGCTGATTTTCAACCGTGGCTACGCGCTTCTCGAGTTCGGCGATTCGATCCTGCGCGTCGGAGAGACTGGTCTGCGCATCGGCCAGCGACGCTTCGAGACCTTCGAGCATCGCCTGTTGGTCGGCAGCCAGAGATTCCAGAGAGTCGGAGCGCGCGTCCACCAGATTGAAGAGTTGCTCCCGGCAGGCGGGTCCACCGCGCGACAGGTCGAGGAAGCCGTCCAGATAGGCCGCCAGCTCGGCGAGCAGATCGTCATAGGGGAGCAGCGCCGCTTCCCACGGCTGTTTGGCGCGCTGTGCGAATTCGATGTAGGACAGCATGGCAATGGCTTGACGAGCGGAGTTTTCCGCCTTTTGCGCTTCGAGTCGCGCGTCCTCCACTTTACCCTGCGTCAGGTTCGCCTCGGCGCGGCCCACTGCTTGATTGGCGCGCAAGAGGAGGGTGGGAACCTGTTTCTCCGCGCCTTTCTGTTCGGCCTCGCGAATCCGCGCGCGGGCCGATCCGAGAACCTGCGTGCGCAGCGCTTCATGCCGAACGGCGCGGTAGGTGGCGACCAGATCGGTGAGGTCGGGCGTTCCCGTGCTTCGTCGCTCGAATTGACGGAGCTCGTCGCGGAGCAGATTCTCCACTCGTTTCCAGGATTCGGGATTGATGCTGTCGGCGGCGAGGTCATAGGCCGCTTCGCGTTCGATGAGCACGTTCGCGAAGGCCTTGCGGGCGCTGCCGGCGGCGCGCCGCGCCGCGTCCAGCTCATCCAGCGCCTGCTGCAATTTCATGCGATAGAGGTTCTCTTCGCGACCATCGGCGATGAGTTTGCGGGCGGCGTCATAGGAGTCCTGCGCCCGCCCGAATTGGCGGGGAACAAGAAGATCGAGATCTTCGTAGATCGCGTTGGCGAACTGCTCTTCCGCTTGCCGGCGGAGTTCGGTTGCGCTTTGAGCGAAAGCGGGCAAAGAGACGAAGCCGCCGAGAACGGAAAGGGCGGCCAGAAAAAGCGGCACAAGGAACATTCGATTCATTTTTCTTCTCTTGACTGGACGGGAATCATCATCACCGGGGCGAGATCCTCGGAGCGGGCCCAGGCGGCCTGGAAACCGACCTTCACACGACCGATTTCGTCGCTCAGATGCCAGATCATGATGTTGGTGAAATCTCCCTCCATCATCTTGCCTTCCATGGGAATCTGGATACGCGCGAAGCAGGCGGAGTTGCAATCCCATCGCCAGCTCTGCCATCGCTTTTCGTGCGCGTAGAACTCGGTGGGATCCATATAGCCTTCGACGCCTTCCGGGGCAACGATTTCGATCCAACCGTCATGGATGGCGCGAACGTCGCACGGAGTGTTGGATCGCAGGATCTGAAACCGCACGGAGTCAGATTTGGCGGGGGACTTGTCGCGGAACTTCTTCAGATAGAGCCAGCAGTTCTTGGGTGCGGCATAGGAGCGCGATTCCCAAACCAGCGGGGACCGGCGAGGTTTCCAGACGACGGCCGCTCGCTCGGTGGAGAGCAGCAGCGTGTCTCCCCAGAGCGCGGCGGCGACGATTTTGTGCCCGAGAATTCCCTCGGCCGGCAGATTGACTTCATTCATGCCGCCGTTGGCCGCGGAAACCGCGATCATGCGTGAACTCGAAAGTTCGCCTTCCTGATAGCGGTTCACGACCAGAAGAATCGAGTCGTCGCGCGCTCCGATCCAAAAGGGACGGTAGCGGGCGAGGGCGGGACTGTAGAGTCGGCCGAAGCGATCGAGAGCGGGATCGTACCATCCAACACCGCTGACTTCCGTGTTGTTCAGGGTATCCCGCAAGACCAGCCCGAACCACACCTTGTCGTAGCGGGCGACGAGGGGGCCGATGGTTTCCGTCAGCGCGTCCTCGCGGGGAAGGCGGGCGCGCGCATCGGGCAGGCACTCGATGGCTTCGCGGGTCGGCGGAGGCAGCGGTCGCAGATTCTCTTCGGTGAATCCGCCGACGGTGATGAGGGTGGATCCGGCCGCGCCGTACATCGCTCCCCACAATTCGGCGCGCATGGAGGGACGTTCCGCGGCCGGTACTTCCAGCGAGTCACGGGGAACGGTCGCCAGATTCCTGACCGGGGACAAATAAACCGCAGTCCACTTCTCGGTCGAAAAATAAACGAATTTCTCGTCGTAGGAGATGTCGGGAAACGAGAGCAGCCACGGTTACGACGCTTGCAGATAGGCCGGGAACAGGAGTGCGAGAGCGAGAAATCGCAGGACGATTGATCTATGCATTGAGTAGGAAACGCTAAGGGTGACGACGGCCGAAGGACCCGAACGGAAGATCAGAAGACTCTCTCGAGCAACATTCGCAGAAGGATCACCAGAATCGCGGCCAGAATCGTGCGGATGAATCCGATGCCGAGACCGATCCACAGAATAAAGAAGTTGACGACAAAGACGAGTGCATTGGACAGCCAGAACTCTCCGATGACGGCTTTGAATCCACCGGAGACGAACGTGAGCACAATGACGACCAGAAAAACCCGCAGGAGGCCGGGCGCTTCCTCGCGCTTGCGCGCGACCAACATGCAGGCCACGTAGTAGAGAATCGCTTCGACGAGGAGATGAAGAATTCGCACGGAGAAAACCGAGTCTTTTCTATCGCGGGAAGATCGTGTGCGCTACGGCAGATAGATCAGTTTGGCGGAGGCGTCCTCATTCGGTCCGATGACGCGCGCAATGTAGATTCCGGCGGAATGATCGCTCAGGTTAACACGCTCGACGGCGGTGGTTTCCGAAAGATGCAAGCTGCGATTCTCGATGGTGCGGCCCAGGACGTCGAAGACGCGCAAAGTATACAATCCCGGCCGGACGATTTCAATGCGTAACTCGACAATCGAGTTGAACGGATTCGGATAGGCAGCGAGCGAGAGCCGCTGCGGAACCACTGAGGCGGGACGCTCGGAGCTTGACAGTGGAGTGTACGAGAGCACGGAAACGCCGACGGAATGCGAAACGATGACCAACCGCTGCGAAGCCGCTTGAGTCAGCGCCAAGCCAGTCGGACTGCCCGACACGGTGACGGCGGCCACAAACTGCGGAGTGCTCTGCCGCTGATCGAGATAGAACACGGGGCCGCTGGCGAGGGCAATGAAGCTGAATCCGCTGCCTCCGGCGATGGCGCGAATCGCCGCCGGAACGCCATACTGACCGGCGAAGGTGTAGTTGTCCAGATGAATCGCAGTGAGCGTGGCTTGATTGGCAGCGTTCAAATAAGGCGGAGCAGACTCCACCGACGTGAAAACGCTGCTTCCGTATTCGTCGTCCAACCGAAGCTGGAAAGTGGTGTCGCGGCCGGTGATGGCGGTTACGATTTCTAACCGCTTCACGCCGCCGGTGGT harbors:
- a CDS encoding site-specific integrase, whose protein sequence is MATIYKRIETNRQTGEKMESRNWWISFMDGGRQVRRSLGVSQKVLAEIKKAEIEKNIERGLAGLPHQHIDSMAILKEYEANVIDNKSPSWRKRLLQLFRPFVRFVEERKLYNLTKITTNDIDEHLKVRSLHVGAKTRNEELRVIRQFFKFAQDRDYLVRNPASSVERRHAERPPIEILTPQELALIFKYAPVNLARFMRILLFTGLRDGEARHLQWQDIDLTPGKEHIRVRNTPTHRTKTRRDRIVPLSSETIEVLREIRASQQLKTPYVFASRKGEVKTHMRNVWLDLLERIRKKEGIVIDKGNHLTGLHLFRHTFATNALASGIDIRTVQEWLGHSSIVQTQRYTNLLPSHKQEQIHKLTIQIGNNDSD
- a CDS encoding OmpA family protein, encoding MNRMFLVPLFLAALSVLGGFVSLPAFAQSATELRRQAEEQFANAIYEDLDLLVPRQFGRAQDSYDAARKLIADGREENLYRMKLQQALDELDAARRAAGSARKAFANVLIEREAAYDLAADSINPESWKRVENLLRDELRQFERRSTGTPDLTDLVATYRAVRHEALRTQVLGSARARIREAEQKGAEKQVPTLLLRANQAVGRAEANLTQGKVEDARLEAQKAENSARQAIAMLSYIEFAQRAKQPWEAALLPYDDLLAELAAYLDGFLDLSRGGPACREQLFNLVDARSDSLESLAADQQAMLEGLEASLADAQTSLSDAQDRIAELEKRVATVENQRTTAREALLSRTETVERIARAQEVFKPGEAVVLQNADGNVTLRLQGLQFDAGATHLTKVHQKVLDRAIVAMAQFPGSRIRVEGHTDAGGGEEINQMLSESRAQQVAEYLAQKMKKAAGEVEYAGFGETKPIASNDSAEGRRRNRRIDVVLILQ
- a CDS encoding S49 family peptidase; this encodes MGKLLGSLFLAGLIAALGSAALAQGTPSDFPDYGDGSQALTATPGTQGGAAAGFWNPAAWAAMREWEATFLWNDRNVTPNRMDNWGLFLGGHGIGFAMRRNNYRFDPGNYAEVTSLRVDDYQIAVGGGSRSEYWGLAYHWSKGDARGLARDHYLTLGNISRPCPRLSIGNAASLSLDRGDYRGISDLGLRPFRNHRITLFGDAAYGRKDNFSSLQWGTGLEIQPLDGVRLAAKLVKPNGDSQDKVFSVSLGVSLDGTGFHVIPHYDKDSELLSTSYMVRVGSQAPAFTMEHLFEDRPQIVSVPMKGQLGYRKARWLDRDRVALLDMIELIENAKNDPAVDGLVFNLSGLESSREMLWEVREKLKEFKTSGKKVYMYVDRATMFTYYFASVADKVWMDPAGTLQMPGMIAGRTFWKGLLEKIGLGAEEFRYFTYKSAFETLSRREMSEADREQRLVMITDLYEEWQNTIGEARGVTAEFLSSTIDTGYFLFPEDALAAGLVDTIASWYDAKDLIEVWEGKKPEMNGKSEVRAEFFADPSWGELPKVAVVYAVGDCDMDTGIRGRYTSRTLRKLAKRGDVKAVVLRVDSPGGDALPSDLVSREMKALAKKKPMIVSQGSLAASGGYWISMYGDRIFTSPLTLTGSIGVIGGYVWNEGFSEKTGFTYDHVKIGRHADLFHGVTLPFLGVTVPDRPVNDEERHRVETLIRGWYKDFTIKVADGRDLEQAYVDSVGQGRIWSGKRAIELGLADEIGGLDRAIGYARSEAELPVKGRAVEVVEYPKRSWVNPDNFVSTSGPMSLLGYWLGIRPGQENVLDKDYELRYYRRISQNPGQPLFMVNPADLPAEEVK
- a CDS encoding helix-turn-helix domain-containing protein — encoded protein: MKSLMNAQQTAEYLGVSLPTIRKWTHLGFIPRIKLGGTVRYDRDVIDAWTTQRSTQGRTRQRTLEHSSN
- a CDS encoding T9SS type A sorting domain-containing protein; this encodes MNHIKVILAAFGTLLLTGLASAQSLVLEGTLSLPGRTAVEASGNYAYVGGNNNFAVVEVSRPGSPVLRGQLTPNVPEVNAISLANGYAFLAGGAGGMVVVNVTTPNTPTWTGALSLTASCLGVSARDTLVAIATQTQVVLAGVRNPAQPRILASYNVAARWIEFDGNPTLLHVGTTGGVKRLEIVTAITGRDTTFQLRLDDEYGSSVFTSVESAPPYLNAANQATLTAIHLDNYTFAGQYGVPAAIRAIAGGSGFSFIALASGPVFYLDQRQSTPQFVAAVTVSGSPTGLALTQAASQRLVIVSHSVGVSVLSYTPLSSSERPASVVPQRLSLAAYPNPFNSIVELRIEIVRPGLYTLRVFDVLGRTIENRSLHLSETTAVERVNLSDHSAGIYIARVIGPNEDASAKLIYLP